In one Mycobacterium sp. NBC_00419 genomic region, the following are encoded:
- a CDS encoding acyl-CoA thioesterase has product MIELPPPLRIEPRWTDLDPVGHVNNNVFLVYAEEARARFLQQALPDAWAHIVVVHNGVDYHSSVVVTDTLEVTARVESIGRTSFTTLNTIATDTGRACATVRTVQVVLDQAQQRPRPWSEAELATLNSLSTESAVR; this is encoded by the coding sequence GTGATAGAGCTGCCGCCACCCCTGCGGATCGAGCCTCGCTGGACTGACCTCGATCCGGTCGGGCACGTCAACAACAACGTGTTCCTGGTGTACGCGGAGGAGGCCAGGGCTCGCTTTCTCCAGCAGGCGCTGCCGGATGCCTGGGCTCACATCGTCGTCGTGCACAACGGCGTCGACTATCACAGCTCCGTTGTGGTGACCGACACCCTTGAGGTGACCGCGCGGGTGGAATCGATTGGCAGAACATCGTTTACCACCCTGAACACAATCGCGACCGATACCGGACGCGCCTGCGCCACCGTGCGCACCGTGCAGGTGGTCCTCGACCAGGCACAGCAACGGCCCCGCCCATGGTCTGAGGCCGAGTTGGCCACACTGAACAGCCTCAGCACCGAGTCGGCAGTTCGCTAG
- a CDS encoding CaiB/BaiF CoA transferase family protein: MTGPLNGLRVVELAGIGPGPHAAMVLGDLGADVVRVERPAGEPMPANDLMLRSRRVVVADLKSDEGRDLVLQLVAKADVLIEGYRPGVTERLGLGPEDCAKVNDRLVYARMTGWGQDGPRAQQAGHDINYISVNGILHAIGRKGERPVPPLNLVGDFGGGSMFLLVGIFAALWERQTSGKGQVVDAAMVDGSSVLAQMMWSMRSLGVWDDRRGVNLLDSGAPFYDTYETADGKHVAVGAIEPQFYAQLVAGLGLDPAALPAQNDVTRWAELRQTLADAFRARDRDHWAAVFDGTDACVTPVLSFGEAETEAHLVARGTLFGSGQGIQPMPAPRFSRSHPGTPAPPGGSEVAAAGVLREWN; this comes from the coding sequence ATGACCGGGCCGCTGAACGGCCTGCGTGTCGTCGAACTGGCCGGAATCGGTCCGGGGCCGCACGCCGCGATGGTCCTCGGTGACCTCGGCGCCGATGTCGTGCGCGTCGAGCGTCCGGCCGGAGAGCCGATGCCCGCCAACGATCTGATGCTGCGTAGCCGACGCGTCGTGGTGGCCGATCTGAAGAGTGACGAGGGTCGCGACCTGGTGCTGCAACTCGTCGCCAAGGCCGATGTGCTGATCGAGGGGTATCGACCCGGCGTAACCGAGCGGCTGGGACTGGGTCCCGAGGATTGCGCCAAGGTCAACGATCGACTGGTCTACGCCCGGATGACGGGCTGGGGCCAAGACGGTCCCCGCGCGCAGCAGGCCGGGCACGACATCAACTACATCTCCGTCAACGGCATCCTGCATGCCATTGGACGCAAGGGTGAAAGGCCGGTACCGCCGCTGAATCTGGTCGGTGATTTCGGTGGGGGATCGATGTTCCTGCTCGTCGGGATCTTTGCCGCGCTGTGGGAGCGCCAGACGTCCGGCAAGGGACAGGTTGTCGATGCCGCCATGGTCGACGGGTCATCGGTGCTGGCGCAGATGATGTGGAGCATGCGCAGTCTCGGCGTATGGGACGACCGGCGTGGGGTCAACCTGCTCGACTCGGGCGCACCGTTCTACGACACCTACGAGACGGCCGATGGCAAGCACGTTGCCGTCGGCGCGATCGAGCCCCAGTTCTACGCCCAGCTGGTGGCCGGTCTGGGTCTGGATCCGGCGGCTCTTCCCGCCCAGAATGACGTGACCCGCTGGGCAGAACTGCGGCAGACGCTCGCCGATGCCTTCCGTGCCCGTGATCGTGACCACTGGGCGGCCGTTTTCGACGGCACCGACGCATGCGTGACGCCGGTTCTGAGTTTCGGTGAGGCCGAGACCGAAGCGCATCTCGTCGCGCGCGGCACGCTGTTCGGTTCGGGCCAAGGCATCCAACCGATGCCCGCGCCGCGATTCTCCCGCAGCCACCCCGGTACGCCGGCCCCGCCGGGCGGTTCGGAGGTCGCGGCCGCAGGTGTTCTGCGGGAATGGAATTAG
- a CDS encoding CaiB/BaiF CoA transferase family protein, whose translation MSNLLDGVRVIESAVLLNGDTVGMLLGDLGADVIKVESPPAGDYLRYFLGQIVPGVSVPHAQVNRNKRSVLLDLRDDSDRETFWRLIDTADIFVDGNRPGVCDKLGVGPDAMRARKPSLVYVQHTGFGATGPYANIPTHGMLMNALVGAHAVQRGDDGLLEKGSFEQDGANLGGEATSVGALHAALHAVAALYRARETGVGAYVDVAGSDATAMTAWVAMALQRNDHRITDRSGMATRSGGEMTGSRYQFYETSDGRVVLFGCIEQRFWDKWAAAAGREDLIGRQADTSNGSVDWGDEAERHLIAEVIATKTLDEWLALAAEHGFALGAAHQRVEEVAADPHIAGRNVFVEGEHPVAGPISYVGSAAIVDGEPFTVRRHAPAPGEHTDEVLAELAGDQGLNVTSK comes from the coding sequence GTGTCCAACCTGCTAGATGGAGTGCGCGTAATCGAATCGGCAGTACTGCTCAACGGTGACACCGTGGGCATGCTGCTCGGTGATCTGGGCGCCGATGTGATCAAGGTCGAGTCACCACCTGCCGGCGACTACCTGCGTTACTTTCTCGGCCAGATCGTCCCGGGTGTGAGCGTGCCGCACGCTCAGGTCAACCGGAACAAGCGCTCGGTGCTGTTGGATCTGAGAGACGACTCCGACCGGGAGACGTTCTGGCGTCTCATCGACACCGCCGACATCTTCGTCGACGGCAACCGGCCCGGTGTATGCGACAAGTTGGGAGTGGGGCCAGACGCGATGCGCGCCCGTAAACCAAGCCTGGTCTATGTGCAGCACACCGGTTTTGGTGCCACCGGCCCGTACGCGAACATTCCGACCCATGGGATGCTCATGAACGCGCTGGTGGGTGCCCACGCAGTGCAGCGCGGCGACGACGGGCTGCTTGAGAAAGGGTCCTTCGAACAGGACGGGGCCAATCTCGGCGGCGAGGCGACCAGTGTGGGTGCTCTCCATGCCGCACTTCATGCCGTTGCGGCGCTGTACCGGGCCAGGGAGACCGGTGTCGGCGCCTACGTCGACGTCGCGGGTTCGGATGCGACCGCAATGACGGCGTGGGTGGCAATGGCATTGCAGCGCAACGACCATCGCATCACCGACCGGTCTGGAATGGCCACCAGATCCGGCGGCGAGATGACGGGGTCGCGATACCAGTTCTACGAGACCTCCGACGGCAGGGTCGTGTTGTTCGGCTGTATCGAGCAACGCTTCTGGGACAAGTGGGCAGCGGCCGCGGGGCGCGAGGATCTGATCGGGCGACAAGCGGACACGTCCAATGGCTCGGTCGACTGGGGCGATGAGGCCGAACGCCACCTGATTGCCGAGGTGATCGCCACCAAGACGCTGGACGAGTGGCTGGCTCTGGCCGCCGAGCACGGCTTCGCGCTCGGCGCGGCCCACCAGAGGGTCGAGGAGGTCGCTGCCGATCCGCACATCGCCGGCCGCAATGTCTTCGTCGAGGGTGAGCACCCGGTGGCGGGACCGATCTCCTACGTCGGATCGGCAGCCATCGTCGACGGCGAACCCTTCACGGTGCGTCGGCACGCTCCCGCGCCCGGTGAACACACCGACGAGGTGCTCGCCGAACTGGCAGGTGACCAGGGGTTGAACGTCACGTCGAAGTGA
- a CDS encoding GMC family oxidoreductase: protein MEPDFDVLIIGSGFGGSVSALRLTEKGYSVGVLEAGRRFADHEFAKTSWRLREFLWAPRLGCYGIQRIHLLRNVMILAGAGVGGGSLNYANTLYVPPAPFFNDPQWKNITDWRGELMPHYDQAQRMLGVVKNPTFTDADRIMKEVADEMGVGDTFTPTPVGVFFGPNGEKAPGKTVPDPYFGGVGPARTGCIECGECMTGCRHGAKNTLVKNYLGLAEKAGAQVFPMTTVTGFEQRADGTWEIHTVRTGRWARRSARTFTARQLILAAGTWGTQNLLFKMRDTGKLPKLSDKLGVLTRTNSESIVGAGRLEARPDLDLTHGVAITSSIHPTPDTHVEPCRYGKGSNAMGLLQTLMTDGPGPKGSDVPRWKQLFINAGEDPRGMLRMLSPRRWSERTMISLVMQHLDNSITTYTKRGVLGLRRITSKQGHGEPNPTWIPVGNQVTRRIAEKIDGVAGGTWGELFNIPLTAHFLGGAAIGETPERGVIDPYQRVYGYPTLHVMDGAAISANLGVNPSLSITAQAERAASLWPNSGEDDLRPAQGQAYQRLNPIAPKNPVVPVDAPGGLRHLPITPVNSAG, encoded by the coding sequence ATGGAACCGGATTTCGACGTCCTCATCATCGGTTCGGGCTTCGGCGGCAGCGTCAGCGCCCTGCGGCTCACGGAGAAGGGCTACTCGGTCGGCGTGCTGGAGGCGGGCCGCCGCTTCGCCGACCACGAGTTCGCCAAGACCTCGTGGCGGTTGCGTGAGTTTCTGTGGGCGCCGCGCCTGGGCTGCTACGGAATCCAGCGAATCCACCTGCTGCGCAACGTGATGATCCTGGCCGGGGCAGGTGTCGGCGGTGGGTCGCTGAACTACGCCAACACCCTCTACGTGCCACCGGCCCCGTTCTTCAACGACCCGCAGTGGAAGAACATCACCGACTGGCGCGGCGAGCTGATGCCGCACTACGACCAGGCCCAGCGGATGCTCGGCGTGGTCAAGAACCCGACCTTCACCGACGCCGACCGCATCATGAAGGAAGTGGCCGACGAGATGGGTGTCGGCGACACCTTCACCCCTACCCCGGTTGGGGTGTTCTTCGGGCCGAACGGCGAGAAAGCCCCGGGCAAGACCGTGCCCGACCCCTACTTCGGCGGCGTCGGACCGGCCCGCACGGGTTGCATCGAGTGCGGCGAATGCATGACGGGGTGCCGGCACGGCGCCAAGAACACCCTGGTCAAGAATTACCTCGGTTTGGCCGAAAAGGCTGGGGCACAAGTCTTTCCGATGACCACGGTGACGGGCTTCGAGCAGCGTGCCGACGGCACCTGGGAGATTCACACCGTGCGCACCGGACGGTGGGCCCGCAGGAGCGCCCGTACGTTCACCGCCCGTCAGCTGATCCTGGCGGCCGGCACGTGGGGCACCCAGAACCTGCTGTTCAAGATGCGCGACACCGGCAAGCTGCCCAAGCTGTCGGACAAGCTCGGTGTGCTCACCCGCACCAACTCCGAGTCCATCGTCGGCGCCGGCCGACTCGAGGCGCGTCCGGATCTGGACCTGACGCACGGCGTGGCGATCACCTCGTCGATCCATCCCACCCCCGACACCCACGTCGAACCCTGCCGCTACGGCAAGGGCTCCAACGCGATGGGTCTGCTGCAGACGCTGATGACCGACGGCCCCGGCCCGAAGGGCAGCGACGTGCCCCGCTGGAAGCAGCTGTTCATCAATGCCGGGGAGGACCCGCGCGGCATGCTGCGCATGCTGTCCCCGCGGCGCTGGAGCGAACGGACCATGATCTCGCTGGTGATGCAGCACCTGGACAACTCGATCACCACCTACACCAAGCGCGGGGTGCTGGGCTTGCGCCGGATCACCAGCAAGCAGGGCCACGGCGAGCCGAACCCGACGTGGATTCCGGTCGGCAACCAGGTGACCCGCCGGATCGCCGAGAAGATCGACGGTGTGGCCGGCGGAACGTGGGGCGAGCTGTTCAACATCCCGCTCACCGCGCACTTCCTCGGCGGTGCGGCGATCGGCGAGACCCCCGAGCGCGGCGTCATCGACCCCTATCAGCGGGTGTACGGCTATCCCACGCTGCACGTGATGGACGGTGCGGCCATCTCGGCTAACCTCGGCGTCAACCCGTCACTGTCGATCACCGCGCAGGCCGAACGCGCGGCGTCGTTGTGGCCCAACTCCGGCGAGGACGACCTGCGGCCCGCCCAGGGCCAGGCCTACCAGCGGCTGAACCCGATTGCCCCCAAGAACCCGGTCGTTCCCGTCGACGCGCCGGGCGGGCTGCGTCATCTGCCGATCACACCGGTCAACTCGGCGGGTTGA
- a CDS encoding alpha/beta hydrolase gives MKKVLAGLAVGAMAVTARRYWTTRAAVAAVPVDLRSPLLPLLTMDVTPRSLRTSRLGYRVSTRPGPGVAMTRRSIDGRLPVLVLAPTAPSGAHTRPAVLYIHGGGMITGSPQTEAMGSGALARQLDAVVVSPDYRLAPEHPFPAALDDCMATLNWMRDNADELGLDPDRIAVAGSSAGGGLSAAVAQRAHDEGIALRAQALIYPMLDDRTVLRDSGGRGRFLWTPESNRFGWTAYLGRPPRMSDAPAYAAPARREDLSGLAPAWVGVGDLDLFYDESVDYAQRLTAAGVACELVTVAGMYHGADGLAAKHPAMKDFRRGVAEHLRTYLNPPS, from the coding sequence ATGAAGAAGGTGCTGGCCGGCCTGGCTGTCGGCGCAATGGCAGTGACGGCGCGCCGGTACTGGACGACCAGGGCGGCAGTGGCCGCGGTACCCGTGGACCTTCGCAGTCCGCTGTTGCCGCTGTTGACGATGGATGTGACGCCACGCTCGTTGCGAACGAGCAGGCTGGGCTACCGGGTGTCCACCCGACCGGGACCGGGGGTCGCGATGACCCGCCGCTCCATCGACGGACGGCTGCCCGTCCTCGTGCTGGCGCCGACGGCACCGTCCGGGGCCCACACCCGGCCCGCGGTCCTCTACATCCACGGCGGCGGCATGATCACCGGCTCGCCCCAGACCGAAGCCATGGGCAGTGGTGCGCTCGCCCGCCAACTGGATGCCGTCGTCGTCTCACCGGACTACCGCCTGGCTCCTGAGCATCCCTTCCCGGCCGCGCTCGACGACTGCATGGCGACCTTGAACTGGATGCGCGACAACGCCGACGAACTCGGTCTCGACCCGGACCGGATTGCCGTCGCCGGATCAAGTGCCGGTGGCGGTCTGTCGGCGGCGGTCGCGCAACGGGCGCACGACGAGGGCATCGCGCTGCGTGCCCAGGCGCTGATCTACCCGATGCTCGACGACCGCACCGTCCTGCGCGACAGCGGCGGACGTGGCCGATTCCTGTGGACACCGGAATCCAACAGGTTCGGCTGGACGGCCTATCTGGGCCGGCCGCCGCGGATGTCGGACGCACCGGCGTATGCCGCGCCGGCCCGCCGCGAGGACCTCTCCGGTCTGGCCCCGGCCTGGGTGGGTGTCGGCGACCTCGACCTCTTCTACGACGAATCAGTCGACTACGCGCAGCGTTTGACGGCCGCCGGCGTCGCATGTGAACTCGTCACCGTCGCCGGTATGTACCACGGCGCCGACGGCCTGGCGGCAAAACACCCGGCTATGAAGGACTTTCGTCGCGGAGTGGCCGAGCACCTGCGGACGTATCTCAACCCGCCGAGTTGA
- the guaA gene encoding glutamine-hydrolyzing GMP synthase, with protein sequence MTAESPRPVLVVDFGAQYAQLIARRVREARVFSEVIPHTTTVEEIKARDPQAIVLSGGPASVYAEGAPQLDPALFDLDVPVFGICYGFQAMAQALGGTVAHTGTSEYGRTEMEVVGGELHSGLPGKQPVWMSHGDAVTSAPEGFEVVAVSSGAPVAAFEHRARRLAGVQYHPEVMHSPHGQQVLSRFLHDFAGIGAAWTPANIAESLIEQVREQIGDGKAICGLSGGVDSAVAAALVQRAIGDRLTCVFVDHGLLRAGERAQVQRDFVAATGARLVTVDAEERFLEALSGVHDPEGKRKIIGREFIRAFEGAVRDLLAEGDSDGHPVDFLVQGTLYPDVVESGGGTGTANIKSHHNVGGLPADLKFKLVEPLRLLFKDEVRAVGRELGLPEDIVGRQPFPGPGLGIRIVGEVTAGRLDTLRRADLIAREELTSAGLDGQIWQCPVVLLADVRSVGVQGDGRTYGHPIVLRPVSSEDAMTADWTRVPYEVLERISTRITNEVPEVNRVVLDVTSKPPGTIEWE encoded by the coding sequence GTGACAGCTGAATCTCCCCGCCCTGTGTTGGTGGTCGACTTCGGTGCCCAGTACGCCCAGCTGATCGCCCGCCGCGTCCGCGAGGCCCGGGTGTTCTCCGAGGTCATCCCGCACACCACGACCGTCGAGGAGATCAAGGCCAGGGACCCGCAGGCGATCGTCCTGTCCGGCGGACCGGCCAGCGTGTACGCCGAGGGCGCGCCGCAACTCGACCCCGCCCTGTTCGACCTCGATGTGCCGGTGTTCGGCATCTGTTACGGCTTCCAGGCCATGGCGCAGGCGCTGGGGGGCACCGTCGCACACACCGGTACCAGCGAATACGGCCGCACCGAGATGGAAGTCGTTGGTGGGGAACTGCATTCGGGTCTGCCCGGCAAGCAGCCGGTGTGGATGAGCCACGGCGACGCGGTGACGTCGGCACCCGAGGGCTTCGAGGTCGTCGCCGTCAGCTCCGGTGCGCCCGTCGCGGCGTTCGAGCACCGCGCCCGCAGGCTGGCCGGTGTGCAGTACCACCCCGAGGTCATGCACAGCCCGCACGGCCAGCAGGTGCTCAGCCGGTTCCTGCACGACTTCGCCGGCATCGGGGCGGCCTGGACGCCGGCCAACATCGCCGAGTCGCTCATCGAGCAGGTGCGCGAGCAGATCGGTGACGGCAAAGCGATCTGCGGGTTGTCCGGCGGTGTGGACTCCGCGGTGGCCGCCGCGCTGGTGCAGCGGGCCATCGGTGACCGTCTGACATGTGTGTTCGTCGACCACGGCCTGCTGCGCGCCGGTGAACGCGCCCAGGTGCAGCGCGACTTCGTCGCCGCGACCGGTGCCCGGCTGGTCACGGTTGACGCCGAAGAACGCTTCCTGGAAGCACTTTCGGGCGTGCACGACCCGGAGGGCAAGCGCAAGATCATCGGCCGTGAATTCATCCGAGCCTTCGAGGGCGCGGTGCGCGATCTGCTGGCCGAGGGTGACTCCGACGGCCACCCCGTCGACTTCCTGGTGCAGGGCACGCTGTATCCCGACGTCGTCGAGTCCGGTGGCGGTACCGGCACGGCGAACATCAAGAGCCACCACAACGTCGGTGGCCTGCCCGCCGACCTGAAGTTCAAGCTCGTCGAGCCGCTGCGGCTGCTGTTCAAAGACGAGGTCCGCGCGGTCGGCCGTGAACTCGGCCTGCCGGAGGACATCGTTGGCCGCCAACCCTTCCCGGGACCCGGCCTGGGTATCCGGATCGTCGGCGAGGTGACCGCGGGCCGCCTGGACACCTTGCGGCGCGCGGATCTGATCGCCCGCGAGGAACTCACCTCGGCCGGACTGGACGGCCAGATCTGGCAGTGCCCGGTGGTGCTGCTGGCCGACGTGCGTTCGGTCGGTGTGCAGGGCGACGGGCGTACCTATGGCCACCCGATCGTGCTGCGGCCGGTGTCCAGTGAGGATGCGATGACCGCGGACTGGACCCGGGTGCCCTACGAGGTGCTCGAGCGCATCTCGACCCGGATCACCAATGAGGTCCCCGAGGTGAACCGGGTGGTGCTCGACGTCACGAGCAAGCCACCCGGCACCATCGAGTGGGAGTAG
- a CDS encoding fructose bisphosphate aldolase: MNTEQAGTIAHGDGFVAALDQSGGSTPKALKLYGIAEDAYSGDEQMFDLVHQMRTRIITSSSFGGDRILAAILFEDTMDRDIEGRASADYLWNVKKVVPILKVDKGLEAEEDGAQVMKPIGGLADLLARAVDKGIFGTKMRSVIKLPGGGLDAVVDQQFEVADQILAAGLVPIIEPEVDIHSPDKAAAEDQLKTAILRRLGALGKGRQVMLKLTLPDTDDLYRDLVEHPKVMRVLALSGGYTRAEACERLSRNHGVIASFSRALTEGLTAQQSDAEFDKTLDAAIAEIAAASGT, translated from the coding sequence ATGAATACCGAGCAGGCCGGCACGATCGCCCACGGCGACGGCTTCGTCGCCGCGCTGGACCAGAGCGGCGGCAGTACCCCGAAGGCGCTGAAGCTCTACGGCATCGCCGAGGACGCCTACTCCGGGGACGAGCAGATGTTCGACCTGGTCCACCAGATGCGCACCCGGATCATCACCAGCAGCAGCTTCGGCGGTGACCGCATCCTGGCCGCGATCCTGTTCGAAGACACCATGGACCGCGACATCGAGGGCCGCGCCAGCGCCGACTACCTGTGGAACGTCAAGAAGGTCGTGCCGATCCTGAAAGTGGACAAGGGCCTAGAAGCCGAAGAGGACGGCGCGCAGGTGATGAAGCCGATCGGCGGCCTCGCGGATCTGCTGGCGCGCGCGGTGGACAAGGGCATCTTCGGCACCAAGATGCGCTCGGTCATCAAGCTCCCCGGCGGTGGGCTGGACGCGGTGGTCGACCAGCAGTTCGAGGTGGCCGACCAGATCCTGGCCGCCGGCCTGGTGCCCATCATCGAACCCGAGGTCGACATCCACTCCCCCGACAAGGCTGCCGCCGAGGACCAGCTCAAAACCGCGATCCTGCGCCGCCTCGGCGCGCTCGGCAAGGGCCGGCAGGTGATGCTGAAGCTGACGTTGCCCGACACCGACGACCTCTACCGCGATCTGGTCGAGCACCCGAAGGTGATGCGGGTGCTCGCGCTCTCCGGCGGCTATACCCGCGCCGAGGCCTGCGAGCGGTTGTCTCGCAACCACGGTGTGATCGCCAGCTTCTCGCGGGCACTCACCGAGGGCCTGACCGCCCAGCAGAGCGACGCCGAGTTCGACAAGACCCTGGATGCAGCGATCGCCGAAATAGCCGCTGCCTCAGGGACTTAG
- a CDS encoding DNA polymerase Y family protein, giving the protein MDWPAVAAAVAAGLEATAPVAVTLANRVIACSSGARAAGVRRGLRRRESQARCPQLHVVAADPARDARFFEGVTAAVDEVVPRAEVLRPGLLVLAVRGAARYFGSEQGAAERLVDAVAAAGAECQVGIADQLATAVFAARAGRIIEPGGDAEFLSALSIRQLATEPSLSGPGRDDLADLLWRMGIRTLGQFAGLSRSDVASRFGADAVAAHRLARGEPVRGPSGRDVPAELDAVLDCDPPIERVDAAAFAGRTLAAALHRSLESAGVGCTRLAIHAVTANGGELTRVWRCAEPLTEDATADRVRWQLDGWLTSRRATDRPRAPVTMLRLQPVEVVSAEALQLPLWGGVGEEDRLRARRALVRVQGLLGQEAVQLPVLSGGRGPAERITLTPLGGEVVPRADPDRPWPGRLPEPAPTVLLDDPVELLDAQGNPIRVTSRGMFTAEPARLDGQYRGELRWWAGPWPVDERWWDQADQPHTGHTARAQVLVGGQAGEESGTALLLCYRQRRWYLEGVYE; this is encoded by the coding sequence ATGGACTGGCCCGCGGTCGCCGCGGCGGTGGCGGCGGGGCTCGAGGCCACCGCACCGGTGGCGGTCACCCTGGCCAACCGGGTGATCGCCTGTTCGTCGGGGGCACGCGCGGCCGGGGTGCGCCGCGGGCTGCGGCGGCGCGAGTCGCAGGCCCGCTGCCCGCAGTTGCATGTGGTCGCCGCCGACCCGGCGCGGGACGCGCGGTTCTTCGAAGGGGTGACGGCCGCGGTCGACGAGGTGGTGCCCCGCGCCGAGGTGCTGCGGCCAGGCCTGCTGGTGTTGGCAGTCCGCGGTGCGGCCCGATACTTCGGCTCCGAGCAGGGCGCCGCCGAACGGCTGGTCGACGCGGTCGCCGCGGCCGGTGCCGAATGTCAGGTGGGGATCGCCGATCAGTTGGCGACGGCGGTGTTCGCCGCCAGGGCCGGGCGGATCATCGAACCCGGTGGGGACGCGGAGTTCCTCTCGGCGCTGTCCATCCGGCAGCTCGCCACCGAGCCGAGCCTGTCGGGCCCCGGCCGTGACGACCTGGCCGACCTGTTGTGGCGGATGGGCATTCGCACCCTGGGTCAGTTCGCCGGGTTGTCCCGCAGCGATGTGGCCTCCCGGTTCGGAGCCGACGCGGTGGCCGCGCACCGATTGGCGCGCGGCGAGCCGGTGCGCGGGCCGTCGGGCCGTGATGTGCCTGCCGAACTCGACGCCGTGCTCGACTGCGATCCGCCCATCGAGCGGGTCGACGCCGCCGCCTTCGCGGGCCGGACGCTGGCCGCTGCCCTGCACCGCAGCCTGGAGTCTGCCGGTGTCGGGTGCACCCGGCTGGCCATCCACGCCGTCACCGCCAACGGCGGTGAACTGACCCGGGTGTGGCGGTGTGCCGAACCGCTGACCGAGGATGCCACCGCCGACCGGGTGCGCTGGCAACTCGACGGCTGGCTCACTTCCCGGCGGGCTACCGACCGGCCGCGCGCGCCGGTGACGATGTTGCGGCTGCAACCGGTGGAAGTTGTTTCCGCAGAAGCACTTCAGCTGCCGCTGTGGGGCGGCGTAGGGGAGGAAGACCGGCTTCGGGCCCGCCGGGCACTGGTCCGCGTGCAGGGGCTGCTGGGCCAGGAGGCCGTCCAACTGCCGGTCCTGTCCGGTGGCCGTGGGCCCGCCGAGCGCATCACCTTGACCCCGCTGGGTGGCGAGGTGGTGCCCAGGGCCGACCCCGACCGCCCGTGGCCGGGCCGGCTTCCGGAACCGGCGCCGACCGTTCTGCTCGACGACCCGGTGGAACTCCTTGACGCCCAAGGTAACCCTATCCGAGTGACATCGCGTGGGATGTTCACCGCCGAGCCGGCTCGGCTCGACGGCCAGTACCGCGGCGAGCTGAGGTGGTGGGCCGGGCCGTGGCCGGTGGACGAACGGTGGTGGGACCAGGCCGATCAACCCCATACCGGACACACGGCGCGGGCCCAGGTGCTGGTGGGCGGGCAAGCCGGTGAGGAATCGGGGACCGCGCTGCTGCTGTGTTATCGGCAGCGCCGGTGGTACCTGGAGGGGGTTTACGAATGA
- a CDS encoding nucleoside hydrolase has protein sequence MPVFADVDTGVDDAMAVVYLLASPDAELVGIASTGGNVDVDQVCRNNLGLLELCRAGDIPVSRGAEQPLADTMRTAEDTHGPAGLGYADLPAHSRELTSYDSAEAWVAAAHAHPGELIGLVTGPLTNLALAVRAEPQLPSLLRRLVIMGGSFDYRGNTTPVAEWNISVDPEAAAEVFSAWGRAVESNTIEPHQLPIVCGLNLTENIALTPTILSRLAGAAGSTTVAMSVLDARGTRSVADNPLIRALEDAMRFYFEFHFDQGEGFLAHLHDPLAAAVALDPGIIGTRAATVDVELTGTLTRAMTIADWSRHWGREPNAHIGVDVDPAAFFDRFIERVGPFARALGHS, from the coding sequence CTGCCCGTCTTCGCCGATGTGGACACCGGCGTCGACGATGCGATGGCCGTGGTCTATCTGCTCGCCAGTCCCGATGCCGAGTTGGTGGGGATCGCCTCCACGGGCGGCAACGTCGACGTCGACCAGGTCTGCCGCAACAACCTCGGGCTGCTGGAGCTGTGCCGGGCCGGCGACATCCCGGTCTCGCGGGGCGCCGAGCAGCCGCTGGCTGACACGATGCGCACCGCCGAGGACACCCACGGCCCGGCGGGCCTGGGCTATGCCGACTTACCCGCTCACAGCCGCGAACTGACGTCCTACGACTCGGCCGAGGCGTGGGTCGCAGCCGCGCACGCCCACCCCGGTGAACTGATCGGGTTGGTGACCGGCCCGCTGACCAACCTCGCGCTGGCCGTGCGGGCCGAGCCGCAACTGCCGTCGCTGCTGCGGCGCCTGGTCATCATGGGCGGATCCTTCGACTACCGCGGCAACACCACACCGGTGGCCGAGTGGAACATCAGCGTCGACCCGGAGGCCGCCGCCGAGGTGTTCAGTGCCTGGGGGCGGGCTGTGGAGTCGAATACGATTGAACCGCATCAACTTCCGATCGTGTGCGGACTGAACCTGACCGAGAACATCGCACTGACACCGACGATCCTGAGCCGTCTGGCCGGTGCGGCGGGATCGACGACGGTGGCGATGAGTGTGCTCGACGCCAGGGGAACCCGGTCGGTGGCCGATAACCCGCTGATTCGCGCACTCGAGGACGCGATGCGGTTCTACTTCGAGTTCCACTTCGACCAGGGTGAAGGGTTTCTGGCCCACCTGCACGACCCGTTGGCAGCAGCCGTCGCATTGGACCCGGGCATCATCGGCACCAGGGCGGCAACCGTCGACGTGGAACTGACCGGGACGCTGACCCGGGCCATGACGATCGCGGACTGGAGCCGCCACTGGGGACGGGAACCCAACGCGCACATCGGTGTTGACGTGGACCCGGCGGCCTTTTTCGACCGGTTCATCGAACGGGTGGGGCCGTTCGCCCGAGCGCTCGGTCATTCGTAA